A segment of the Acidobacteriota bacterium genome:
CGAGGGTCGACTTGAGCTTGAGGTCGCACGCCACCTGGCGCGGAATCTTGACGTACTCGAGGGTCGAGGCGAGGAGCACTTCGCCGGGAAAGAGCTTGACCTCGTCGGCCCGGAAGTCTTCCGGATCGCGGGTCGGGCAGATCCAGTGATCGCACACTCGCACGTCGTAGCTGGCAGAGTTGACCTGGGCCGGCTCGTAGGGCGTCACCCCTCCGGCCTCGGCCCAGCGGCGAATCCAATGGTCCGGCTTGATCATCGCTTCCCTCAGTGCAGGCGGATGGGCGTATCGCCCTCGACCCGGTGAATGGTATCGACGAACCGGATCATGTTGCTCCGCCGTGACATGAACAGGGTGGAGGTGCGCG
Coding sequences within it:
- the dcd gene encoding dCTP deaminase codes for the protein MIKPDHWIRRWAEAGGVTPYEPAQVNSASYDVRVCDHWICPTRDPEDFRADEVKLFPGEVLLASTLEYVKIPRQVACDLKLKSTLGRLWINHSLAGWCDPGFEGTITLELQNLGPEPFVLEAGRRIAQLIFITMESEPEVAYGDPGSSSHYQGQQGTTPARP